DNA sequence from the Kosmotoga arenicorallina S304 genome:
GGGCCGAGTGATAACAGGGTAACCAGTTTGGATAATCCTCATAGCAAGACAGAGATAATAGTTCAGCCTGAGTTTTTCGAGAAAATCCCTCAAGCCTATTTGGTCTTTGACAGAACGATAGAATCTCGCTAGCATCCATACGGTGAAAGCAAGCTGTACTAATTCAACATGCCTTTCTGTACTCTTTGCAGAAAAGACCTGGGGTTTTAGCCCAAAGTTCTGCTTTACTTCCTTGAAATAGGTCTCAATGTAGTTTCTTTTCGAATAATGCCCCAATATCTCATGCTCCGGCATGGAGCTATCACTGCAAAGAATCACTCTGTTCTCCTGTGGTGTGTTGTGAAAAACGAGCTTGACTTTCGCGTTGTTGTATTTTGGAATAATAACTTCCACAGATGTTGTCCCCCTGGTTTGTTTCCTCAACGATGAGAGAGATAGCTTTACACCATTGAAGACAACATCCATCACGGGATTTAACCTGCCAATCACTGTGTAGCCTAATTTAATGGCTTCAAAGAATATCTCAGAACAGAGTATGCCTCCATCCATGAGTAAGATAGTGTTTCTGAAAGGAATTCTCTTGAGTAATTCAATGAACTGCTTTGTCAGGTTCTCTTTTGTCCTTAGAGAAGAGAACAGGGGAAAATAGAGCTTTGGTTTTATCCACACCATGGATGACAGCAGCGAGATTCCCTTAACGATTCTCCTTTCTGTCGTAGAATAAAACTCACCAAGATGCTCGATTCTATTTCCACGCCGCTTGATTGTTGTTTCATC
Encoded proteins:
- a CDS encoding transposase, which gives rise to MPTTNISQILPDVIKHVHFSRKEQKRFVLGYSSALFLANYKNTLRLAKLSGSSQSSVSRFLNTDSISTRALSYSRVEYLSDFMVKNALTPKYIILDETTIKRRGNRIEHLGEFYSTTERRIVKGISLLSSMVWIKPKLYFPLFSSLRTKENLTKQFIELLKRIPFRNTILLMDGGILCSEIFFEAIKLGYTVIGRLNPVMDVVFNGVKLSLSSLRKQTRGTTSVEVIIPKYNNAKVKLVFHNTPQENRVILCSDSSMPEHEILGHYSKRNYIETYFKEVKQNFGLKPQVFSAKSTERHVELVQLAFTVWMLARFYRSVKDQIGLRDFLEKLRLNYYLCLAMRIIQTGYPVITRPFEFLVNSKCIT